The DNA region aaaacctacaacttttatgaagactacttcttcaaattcggccattaacatagcacgaaaaagggtacaagagaacgtaaatttctgcgcatcatgcaagcctatcatctacccccaaaatcatctaaaaaccaaaccctaactatttcaatttgggaatttttgcaacctagggttcctaaatcatgctttctatcattatccactatcataccaatccataaaacataaattcaaacccttacctcttgtagatcagttctaagttttctcctcttttctcctctccttctctgctttcacgtgtttcttgttctgcttctcttctaatccttattttttttcttttctttctttctatttcactcctaacccttaaatagccatacaatgggccccactctcaattactcacactaaaccctaaaaccttatttatctatatcacataatcacttaattatctaacaaaatcacttaattaccatataccataatactaattaaaataaaataataaataacctaataacagaaaatggggtgttacaagagAGGGTAAATTAAACAAACCATTGTACCCGGTCTTATAGTAATGGTCATATTTAAAAATGTTGAAACAAAGTATAGAAAAAGGGCAAAAACTTAAAATATGATTATACTAAGGTGGCGTTTGGTACACTCtgttctgtgtttgtcatgtttttaataaggaacggaacaaaacaaaagaCACCTTGAACAGTACACTTTGGTTCTCTAAAAATAGGTGTAACAGATGGATTCTTAgaatgttttgttttgtttagttTGACACTTGATTTATATTTGTCAAACACTTTGAGCTAAACAATGAAACAACAGGCATTGAAACATTTTAGTTCTTCAGCATTGCTTACCAAAATGAAATATTCTATTCTATATTTTTGTTTCATTCTTTTTAATTCCACTTAAAGAAATATCACTTTgtagttcttatttttttctttcacttttaATATTCATCAAATATCGGAGAAATCTCATATTTTAATGATATGCTAACCTGTCTACCAAATATTATCGTAAATTTTTAACTCTATTTATAGTATTAATGTATACAATGTTAGTATATGTTTAggattataattaatattataaactTTGGTCTCTTACATTTTTTTAGCTAATTAATTTTTcgttgtatttttaatttttttatggatttaataatcttaaaattttaaaaatgaaaaaaattagaagGATTTGATAACATACGGaaagaggtttttttttttatatttattttgagtGAAACTCCACCTGTACTTGCATAGCCAGTCCTAAGTCTGGGTAAATGAGTAAAATTGTGTTAGGACTTCCAAATCCATATTTTTTAATATGGATTAGTGATTTATTTAGCCGACCGAACtcagtgaaataaaaaaattgttgtttTCATTCTAAGTGAAGTTTAATATTTTAGATGGTGAATTTTAAGGGGAAGAAAGTCATAATTGATTCAATTTGTAAATATTTTACTTACACAAATGAGAATTAGAGTTTAAAATAGAGCAAAATTGGACAATCTAACTGCTCAAAAAATGGATGTAGGAGTGTAATTAAATATGGATGTTTTTAACTGAAACTTAGAAACAGGATTTAGTGTGCAATATAATACGACTAATTTAGAAGTGTGATAAAACAGCTCATAAATTGCTCTTAAAATTGAGACAGGGAATAACTCTTGCATTTATTCGAACAAAAGTTGATCCAGGAGAAACCAATGTCCAGGTTCTAGATCATAATATGCAAGTCTACCTTATTCCAATACTTCTTTAACAGCATTGCTTCACTCAACTGAAAACTCATACAACATGGTATGCTGATACTTCTCACCAGGTCGAATCACAATAGATGGAAAATTTGGCTGGTTTATGGCATTGGGGAATCCCTGTGTCTCCAGACATAACCCAGCATGCTTTCCATACACAGCACCTTCTTTTCCAGCAACGCCATCAACATAGTTTGCTGTGTAAAATTGCATACCAGGGACATTTGTCCACAAGTTCAGCACCCTCGAGCTCGATGGCTCCCTCACTTTTGCAACATGCCTCAAACCTTCTTTCTCTTCCCCGCAATCAAGTACATAGTTGTGGTCATATCCCATTCCAACCTGACTAATTGTGTCGCCGATTCTCTTTTGAGATGTGAAATCAAAAGGGGTGCCCTTCACCGGCATAATTTCACCAGTTGGTACCGTATTCTGATCCACTGGAGTGACATGATTAGCCAAAATTTGAATTGAATGGTCAAGTATATTCCCTGAGCTGTGGCCGGCTAAGTTCCAGTAGGTGTGCTGAGCTAAGTTAATTATGGTGGGCTTGTCCTTCGGCACTCCTTCCATGTCAAGCCTCAGAGTTGTGTTTGAGGTGAGCGTATATGTTGCGGTTACAGTGATTTCCCCCGGATAGCCTCGtatgatagaaagaaaaatcagTTAAAGGGAACTATGAAGAGTGAGTTAAAAACTGGAGGAAGAGAGAATAAGCACTACCTTCCTCTCCATCATGACTGTGATACTTAAAAGTGATTGATGGGGTTTCACCTTTCCTATATTCAGTTACCTCCCATATCCTCTTATCAAACCCAACATTGCCACCTAAATTTGGAAGAGACAGAGGATCAGGAAAACAGCAAATGAAAATCATATATCATTGTAACAGTGTGATTTTTGCTTTCTTCAGAAAACAATTGTGATTTAAATTCCATTTCAGAATCATAAAATTAGTCAAAAGAGCACAATGTCTATCCCTAATTGTTACATGGTTTGTCATTCTTGAGAATAACAGATAAAATTGTACTGGCTAAGTCCATGACAGATCGCTGTTAGCTTTGCCTTCCGtttcaaaaacaatttttaatGGACTTTTAAAATCACAGTTCATAATCTTCACAAGATGACCCTAAGTCCCTAATCAAATGCATACATTTGAATAATAAAATTTCATTATCTAGCAGATTAGATGGCAAAACATTTTCTCTTGTCAGCATAAATGGATCAGAAGATCTAAACATAGAATTTCCAATTTCAACCTCCCAGAATACCAGAACAAAACACAGGACGAACAAAGACTATTAAGACATAGAATTGATACCATGGAGACTGTTTGGTGGTCTATTGACAGGCAGAGAGTACTCAACCCCATCAAGTGTAAACTTGCCATCCTTAATTCTGTTCGCCACCCGACCCACAATGCAGCCAAAATAAGGAGCAAGACCTTTCTGCTTGCAACAAGAGACACACAATTTAAAGTATCAATCAtccaaataaaattaaaaactacatACCCATACATAAAGAGTGCATCATATAATATAATAAGACTATGAAAGATGCAAAAGGAATTCATCAACACAAAAAAGCCAAGattgattttatttaaaaattcatgTAAATTGATATTAACTAACTCCTATGACACTCATTTAGATGCATGCATTGCATACACAGAGCATGAATAATTCTGATTGCACATAGCTCCAAATGGTTGCAATGGCTAAAACTTGAAAGGTAGAATTTTGACAATGGAAACATAATGCCCATTAGTCACATAAGATAATCCAAGTAATAACTAAAAAACCCATTACGATTTACATCGAAATTTGGAATGGGGTTTTTTCTCTTACTAAATTCTCACCTGGTAGGATTCAACAGAGTCGAGGCCAAGAACAACGTCAGACAACACCCCTTGACGAAGGAGACAAAGACAACAGCACATGATTAGATTAATAATTCGTGAAAAAcaatgagaatgagaatgaaaattgagaatttgaaaatgaaaacgaaCCCACCATCTTTGGCGGGTACGGACAATGAGGTGATTGTGCAACCGAGATTGGTGATGAGGACCTGCATGGCGCCATTGTTGAGCTCGAAGATCTCTGCTTTCTGGTTCTGATCCGCCATTGAAGAGTGAAGAGGAATGTGAATTTGTGACTGTGATTGTGAATCAGAGCTTCTTGTTTTGAGCCATGAGATGATGGACCATAATATTAATATTGCTGCAatggaaaattaaaataaattattatattttttaagatgatgaacaatttgaaataaataaaaaatctaaagtcatgattatttaaaattaatattatataaatattaatttgtaaATAAAGTAATACTAAATATAAAAACAATCATCCAAGTAAGATTTTTATTAGTTTCTCATGTGTTAGGTTCTTTATAATTTTGCAGCTAGCTAGTTTATAAGCTACGTAGGTAAGCTAAACTATTCCAATTTCAATATGAATACATTTTTCAATGTTAACAAAGGTATTTTCACGATTGATAGCCGATAGTCGTAAGACTACTCTTTTATCCTCACGGTCAACGTACTAAGCGGTGAGAGACAAATCCGTGTAAGTTTTATATTATTGTTTACAAAAAATGTATGTTATACAAAAATTTATATGCTCAATTTtaacatataaaaaataaaataatgtatAGACTAActatttatctatatctatagGTAAGGGAAAGATTCATGGATCATCTCCTATAGGGTATACTTTCTATTTCGGATGTATGAAATAATGTCTATAATTAAGAAGTCTTACCGGTCAGGAGGGTAATTTCATAATTCAATTAActatttatctatatctatactCATGTAACATTTCAAATAATAGAGAGCATTTCTCTGTCGATGATCCAAACCAACAATCAACCGACTTGGTTCTATCAGACCACTTTTGAGAAACAATTGGTTTATCTTTTGACTTAATTGCACTCCACTTGTACCATATGCGTATTTTTGGTCTCTAACATTTAAAAATTGCATTTTTCATCCCACACATCTACCTTCATTAACACATTTGATTTTACGTCCAATTTTTAACGGTTTTagcttaaaaaattaattaaagaatTATAAAAAAGTAGAAACCCaacaatcttcttcttcatcatctttatcatctatctaccaaaaaaaaatcatctttaTCATCTTACCCACAATATAAACCTCTTAATCTTCTAAAAACCTCATGTAATCAAACCTCAAAAACAAGAAGAATAGCCAAAACACAAATTCAACCCAACCAAGGGACATATTCAAAAATTGTGGGGCAATATATACACACAGTCACACATACATATAAATAAGTAGTTGGGGAAAATAATAGATATAGtagtaagaaaataaaaaaaaaattataaggaaaataatacaaacaacacatACTATTaaggaaatattaaaaaaagtttATGGGGACAATTGCCCCATACCCTATAAGGAAGATTCGTCATTGGCATCAATAACAACACAATAGACCTCATCAACAATAAACCCCCAACAAATCAATCTCTCCTTGCCTTCTTTGCGACAAGGGAGATTGAAATAAGCCATAAAGCTTCATAAACCGAAAACTAAGAAACCCTAAATTACAAGAGAGATACCCATGAAATCGAGAAAGGAGATGAACAAACTTAGAATCTTTTCTCCCCAAAACTTCTCATTCTCAAAATACTCATGTCTCTATTAGGGATTTATCGAACACCGTCCTAGCAACAACCTTTATGCTCGCAACTCCACCCCCACTTCCAATCTACCTCAAAGCACTATGGCTCTAAACATCATCGCGTCAAGGAGTTTGAGCGCGAGGTTGGCAAAGGCATGGCGCTCCACAAAAAGGGTGAGGGGGAAACACTCTTGAAACCATAAAAAAGGGTGGCCCACTTGAAAGAAACAAATACTATGAACGCTCTGGCTCGACCATGACGAGATGAAGAGGTGGATCGCCATGAGAGATAGGGGTAAAAGGTATCAAATAAACAATTACTCCAAAAACATAAGCTATTGTGTAAGACTATATGAaagattttatattattatttctaacacgcccctcacgcaagagcttGTTTGAGCTTGAAGCGTGGAGAATGCATAAGTCCACCTACCATTAGCTTTAActttattagaaaaaaattgtgGGCGGCAATGATTCAATTCTGGTCCACTTGGTCATAGAGGGTCTGAAACCATGTGAAAcaaccaactatcccaaaagtttaagctaTTTGATAAAGATCAACGTGAATAATGCACAGGTCGACCTGCAATGTGCTAAAATTCCACATTTTATTACAAAATGGGCGGTAAGAATCGAAGTCTAGGattatatttaaaaagtttGTCTCTATATTCAATAATGTTTAAGGATTTACTATACCTTTTAGGATTATATTTGATACGGTATAGATGCAGTTGTATGAAACAATTTCGCATTTAGCAAGAATCGATTGTAAAACTAAAATAAGTCAAATTTATAGTTAAAACCATGGGTTAGAAAGAGGGATAAAACAGCTAATAATGTGCTCTTTAAACTGAAACAGGGAATAGCTCTGGCATTTATTCGAACAAAATTTATTCTAGGAGACGCCAAAGTCCAGGTTCTAAATCATAACATATTCACATGCAAGTCTACCTTACTCCAATGCTGCTTTAACAGCATTGCTTCACTCAACTGAAAACTCATACAACATGGAATGCTGATACTTCTCACCAGGTCGAACCA from Lotus japonicus ecotype B-129 chromosome 2, LjGifu_v1.2 includes:
- the LOC130738782 gene encoding uncharacterized protein LOC130738782, whose amino-acid sequence is MADQNQKAEIFELNNGAMQVLITNLGCTITSLSVPAKDGVLSDVVLGLDSVESYQKGLAPYFGCIVGRVANRIKDGKFTLDGVEYSLPVNRPPNSLHGGNVGFDKRIWEVTEYRKGETPSITFKYHSHDGEEGYPGEITVTATYTLTSNTTLRLDMEGVPKDKPTIINLAQHTYWNLAGHSSGNILDHSIQILANHVTPVDQNTVPTGEIMPVKGTPFDFTSQKRIGDTISQVGMGYDHNYVLDCGEEKEGLRHVAKVREPSSSRVLNLWTNVPGMQFYTANYVDGVAGKEGAVYGKHAGLCLETQGFPNAINQPNFPSIVIRPGEKYQHTMLYEFSVE